AATATGACTTCTGGAGACAAAAGTTCCTCAACACTTAGGGACTAATGGCATTCCTGGACATGTATTAGTCATGTAATAAAATCATCTTCCAAAAAGTAAGACTGGAAATTAAACTAGCACTGATTAACTGCTGTTGTCCTTTTCTGCAGCTTCACATATTTTCTCAAGATAAAAACCATAACCCTATTCTTTCAACATGTGAGATAAGATGAACTAAATGAgagtattttccattttatcaGCAGCCTTTATTTCCATGTAGTTTCTTCACCAGGCTTCAACTCTctgtgtggaaagaaaaaatagaggaaaGTAAAATTAGggtaatttttgtaaaataataactaataaatgtaattatttattcTACAATACCTTAATTTTGAGACTTAAATATAAATTTAACTTTCCTTGCAATCATTGTCAGTTAAAAATCTTTCAATACTGATAAGCTTCCTCTTCTCTGTCCAAAGCTTCAAGGGATTTTGTCTTCGTAACTCCCATTCATTTAAATGGAAGCACAAAACAGCTGACCTCTAAGGACTTAACAGACTTTTTACGTAATGGAATCCAAAAggaaaaattctacttcttttaaaatcaaaccCTCATTATTTTAGTGGGAAGAGAACTAAGTGTGAAAGCAGAGGGTATTTTTGCAATATGCTGAATACCAGTCCAACTTCACCAGCAACGGCAGTAAGAAAAGTACTAATGTAACAGTGGGGTGGATGATATCGGAAGCTTATCTTCTTTCTCAGAATTAATTTAGGTGAGACCAGAGTAAAAAAATATCCACCTGCAAGCTGATAATAACATTCCTACTATCAGTCCATCCTATGCAAcatgattctttttttctgttgtttcgtTAACCCTATGGTCTAATATGGAATTAGAAGAACTGTCATGAAGCAATGCAATGCATTAAATTATCTAAACTCTCCCTGAGAAGTCAGCCAGAAAGCCCAAACTGATCACTGTATATAATCACGTCCTTCAGTGAAGATAGAGCAGTTGCCAATGTAAATGTTGCGTTTATTTTCAAAAACTTGGTTATTTTTAAGTTACACAGATTTATAAAAGTATTTAGTTAAAAAGTTCTatgttcattttaaatttaaggCAGAAGTTTGCTGTAAAccactgaaaagctgaaaattcaAATTCAAAGACACTGTTTCCTGCTGAAATTCTGGAGAGGTAAAATAATGGTTTCCACATTTCATGACTAAGAACTTGACAGCAATTAATGATCCTTTCTTTCATGACTAAAATTGCTCCTAAAGATCCAATTTTCAGATGGCATTAGTGACCTAAATCCCTTCATGAATGCCTGCTGAAATTTTAAAGGCTTTCTTCCCTTTAACATTTTGACaacattactgattttttttgcatACTTAAGACTCTCGAAAAGAACAGAGCAGCACTTTGCaaaataagtatatatatattaagaAGAATCACAAAGCAGACCTTCTATATAATAAGCTCTTGTTTCTGAAGGCAGATAGTTTTTCATCATTCTTTCTGTCCAAATAGCATCCAATCACAAATCCTAAGGGAACAAGGATGTGAACCCAGTGATCGCGCACAGCTTGGGCGAAATTCACCATGGCTGCTAGAAAGAAGAGCGTAACAGATAAGAGTTACTGATAAATATGTACATGGAAACTGTTGCACATCTGGCACCTTTAACTTCACTTACTAGGATCCTACAACCCCATAATAAACGTAAGGGCCATTAAACACTATGAGACACATGAATGTTCTCAAATCCATACACAGGTTTCCTAGCAATAATCCTAACTAACTCCTGGCTCTGGGAAATTATCCTAAAATGGGAGGGAAACAGAGCATCTCTTTTAAGATACTCCTGGTGAAATAGTTCTGTTTAAATGTTCTAGAGTAATTTACCCATAAAGTAACCCAATACAGAAGTTCGCTGTTCTGCAAAACATTACAAATGCATTTGTAACCTTAACTCCAGTAGATGGATGCTTTATTATCTATAACAAGACTGAAAGATGTACGATCAGCGGGGAACTGAGAGCTAAGGAAGAAAGGACATTTCAAAAATCCAGCGAGTTTTTTCCGACGGAACCAAAGCCTTCCGGATTAGCATCTTGCTGGAGCCGTATGAGACACCAAGGAAGTCATATAGCTGCGAGCTCGAAACTACAAAGAAATGAGAGGACAGCCACCAACAGCGCCGTTCCCCTGACAGCCGCGGCGGGCCGGCGGCTCACCACACACCTGAGGCGGGGCGAggggcgcggcgggaggcgcTGTCCTCTCCCGGACGCCGTGGCGGCTCCGGCCGGCCCTCAGCGTACCGACCCACGGGAGGGCCCTGCCAGCGTCCCGGCTCCGCCGGGCGCGGAGAAAGGCTGCCCCCGGCCTGCCTGGGACCCCCGCCCGTCCTCCGCACGGCCGTGCCCGCAGGGGCGAGAGCGCCATAAAGCCCCGCGGCTGAGGGGCGCTCGCGCCCGGTCCCCCGGCCCCGTGTCCCGGCCGAAGGGCTAGGGGATAGGGCGAGGCACTCCCGGGGAAGGGTAACGCCGGTACCACGGAAACGCCCTCTCGGCTGCTCCCGCCCCCCGCGCGAGCCCCCACCGTTACCGCTCctcgccgccgccgggccccgcgcagCGGCCACACCAAGGGCACCGGGCGCCGCGAACAGGCCGGACGAGCCCACCGGCTGCGCAGGAAAAGGGGGGGCGGGCCCTCacccccggcggccccgcggtGGTGCCGCCCGTTACCCTTtcaccttccctcctcctcctgctcctcctcctccccgcctccCGCAAGATGGTGGagggcgctgcgcggggcgggggtgGCGGGCGCGCGGCCCGGGGGGCTTGAGGGAGGCCGGCGCGTGGCGGCCCGTGAGGCAGGTAGCGGGAGCGGCGGCGCTCTTCGGGGGGCAGCGCCAGCGCTCGCTGCCCGGTGTCCCCCTCTgccccggggggagccgggcccggcccggtgcTGAGGCGTGAAGCGATCGGTTTGTCCTCGCCGAGCTCgcccctctcttcctccttttcttctcgGGACTCGGGTGGGCGCGGGACTCTCCCCGTTAACACCgggcccggccggcggggcgAGGCTCAGCTCATCCGAGCATGGCCGCTGTCTCGGCGGAGGGGCCCGGCGCCTCCGTGCGGGGccgccggcccgccccgccccgtgcTGAGCTGAGCTGCGCTCAGGCGCTCGCTGGGCTTGAGGGGTCGCCGCCCTCTTAGCGCTATGTCCCTGGATGCGCCCCCGGTTCGGAGCTGCCTTTAACTGCACTGCtcctagtgattttttttaaactatatagAAACCCGTTTTCCTAACAACGAAAGACCTACAACCATCAAAAGTTATTATCTGAGACTTAACTGATACTCGGTAGCCGTATTGAACAGTATTCACAACCGTTACCCTGTGTATTCTTAGAAATGTATGGTTAGATCTAAATTAATagacttttcctttgaaatagtaaatgaaacattttaatccCTCATTCAGATTAGTACTGTTGAAGATTAAACACGTGGAGAGGAAAATGACATCGATTATCAAGTTGACTACGCTTTCAGGGGTGCAGGAGGAATCTGCCCTTTGCTATCTGTTGCAAGTAGATGAGTTTCGCTTTCTTTTGGATTGTGGTTGGGATGAAAACTTTTCTATGGATATTATTGATTCTCTGAGAAAGTAAGTAGTTCAGtttgtacacttttttttaataggtctTGTCCTTTTATGaaagttttcaaaatactgtGCAACGATATGTGTATGGTGGTGTTAAATCAAAAATTATACTCTGTTGTTGCTTGAAGTATGTTTTATATGAAGGGAACTATGCTCCTGAAACATTTCTAGtaaaaatttggatttttttcttgtgagtCTAATGAATTACATCTATTAACTGTAATTCTCAAAACTGTTCCATGTTTATTTTGGCTtggatgttttgctttttttataaaCATGACCTAGAGTACAGTTTGTGGGAGACTGACCTTGGCTCTAAACTAATGTTAACTAAGTTTTAAGTGAAAGAATCCTTAGTGTATGTAGGCTGGATGCAAAGTGGTTCAACTGCTTCTTGTTTCAAGTTGAATAGACTATCAGTCAGGAAAACAGCTTCTGTTAGTTATCCTAGCCCTGCAAAGAAATAGACCTGTCTAGACTTTAATACTGAACATCTGCAGGTTTTTAGTAAGGAGCTTTGCTGATGCAAGCATTAATTACAAGGTTAGGACTGAAACATGGAAATTCCTGAAAGAAACGCAGCTTTGTGATGCTATTTTTATAGATTGACTTTTCTGGCATTGACACACTTTTGTAGTGTTTGAAGTCTTTTAACTGAGGATTATTATGTTCTATGGATAACTTCTAAAATTTGTCGAGTGTCTTATCTGAGAAGCAATTAGGTGAGATCCCTTTTTTAATAATAGCCATCAAGAAAAACGTGTGTGCCCCAGTTCCTGTGTGAGGGAACAAAAAGTTTTCAACCTAACTTGTATTTTAGCTTGTTGCGTATGTTTTCTGCCCTCAAGTTTTTCAGTTAGCATAGGTAGTAGCTTTTTAGCATTAGTTCTTATTTTATGCAGtacttaagaagaaaaaaaccttctgtttttaaaaggaataaaacctCCAAAATTTATGTGCTGCTTTTCTTAAATGATATATTTGACTTTTTGTGTTTTAAGTATTTAGGGATTGTTGTGTCTTTGGTCCTACTACTTAGTCCTTCTCATCAGAAGAAAAGTTGTAGTCTGTTTAAGGTTTTTAGATGTATAAACAATTTGTAGCACTGGCAATTACATTTTTGGCCGCTCAGTTAATGTACTTTCTGGTGTCCAAGTATATATTAAGGTCTTCCTAATTAGGAATTTGATGCAAAACCTATGTCTCCCAGACCTTGAAATTATGTTTCCTGATGTGACTTGCATTTTTAAGTACTTGAATGTTTGGAAATAATTGTAacttttaattatgattttaaaaactTTGTTCTAAACCTGGAAGGACTTAAGTTTTCTTGTTTGGCATTCAGACTGTGTATATATTCTCAAAATAGCCATAATAGTTCTGTATGGTGCTGTATACTCTGTATTTTCACCAACTTCTGTTGCCTCTCTTTTTGTAGACATGTACACCAAGTTGATGCTGTTCTTCTTTCTCATCCTGACCCTCTACACCTTGGTGCTCTTCCATATGCAGTTGGAAAAATGGGGTTGAATTGTGCCATTTACGCAACTATTCCTGTATATAAAATGGGACAGATGTTTATGTATGATCTCTACCAGGTATATTTAAGTTGATACTTTCATACACAGTATCTCTGATACAGTAGAGTGCTCAGGTTCTTGAATGCTCTGTACTTTTGTTTTAGTCCCGCCATAATACTGAAGATTTCACGCTCTTTACATTGGATGATGTAGATGCAGCCTTTGATAAGATACAAcagctgaagttttctcaaaTTGTGAACTTGAAAGGTAAAGTTGTCACCAGAGTTTCAATAAATGACTTTCAGTGAAAGGCAACAGAGtaattaaaagtaacttttttgaAAGGGAGTAAATTTTGTGCATTTTGCAGGGCTAAATTCAGTAGCCTTGTATCAGCTGAATGTTTTACTCAGTAATTATACGTGGAAATGGGTAGAATTTCTGCTTAATGAGGGGGAGGTCATGCCAAAGCATATTTAGacatttgtttctcttttgtgtttttgtaactttttttggAATTTGCTCGTGTCTCTCCAAAGCATTTACTTACCCATGCCTAGTGGTAGGTACCTCAGAACTCTTCAGTAGCTGGTAacacaaaggaaagctttctAGAGTGTGGATAGGTTGCAGAGATTAAGTTACAGCATGTGGGTGATTTAATAAGGTGGTCTTCACTGACTGAATGATACTCAGTGTAGCTTATTGCTAGGTACTGTGGCATCCGGAGAATCAGCAGTTTTTCACTCTTGTTGAATTTAAAGGTTAGAATGAAATGGAAACACTGTTCTTCAACAAAAACACATCCAAGCTGATCACCAGCAGCTTGTCTCTGAGGTGCAGTATCTCCCAGTTCCTGAATGCTACTTCCCAAAATACTTGCCCtgtaattttgaaaatagaagtGGGATAACATCCTTGAAAGGCTGCTGATACTTTTTCAAGATATTTGTAGCAAAGCAAAGCTATGTCTGTGTTGCCTTTTGCATGTTAAAAGTAATTTTAGTGAGCAGTTTTAAAACACCCTACTTTTTTCATGTTCTAAAAGAATTGCTGGGTGCATTTAGAAAGATAATGTATGTTTTAATAATTAAAAGCTGTGTGTTTCTGTTCAGGTTAGTGGCATACAGCAAAGTCAGTGAGTAATGGTCATGGGTGGTCTAGTTTTGCTCTGACAAAGGTACAGGCTAGCACCAATGATGAGGAACaacagtgcattaaaaaaaaaggcaccgGTTGCTGAAAAGATCCATCACCCATGACTGCAGCACATGAACACCTTTCCTGTTATTATTTGATTTGCATGTTTGCCATTCGGGAAAACTTCCAGTTTGTGTAATTTATGTGTGGTTTTGGAAATACCTGGACGATGAATGACATACTAAACATTTTGTGTTGCCCCAGAGAGAGGGGTTTACCTTTAGCCAGTGTACTTGCTTTCATGTGATGTTTGTTATATAATTTACTGTCGTTTAGGTTTATAGTTACAGCAGCTTTGCAGTGCCTCTGAGTACTAGTGGGAGGTGGAGGGAAGAAGTGATCACTTTCTTCTTTTGGAGGCAAAATAGAAGTGAATTGCAAAATACTTTGAAGTAACTGGTTAGATGGGAAGGACAGATAGGTTACTGATTTGTCATACttcatttgtgggtttttttccccagtaataATTTGGGCATTCATTTGTTTAGAATTACTATCTCTTTTGCAGAGTAATGGGTTTGAATACATATAACATAACTAAAATATTGAAAACTTTTGTAGGCAAAGGGCATGGTTTGTCGATCACACCATTGCCAGCTGGCCACATGATAGGAGGCACAATTTGGAAGATTGTCAAGGATGGAGAGGAAGAAATTGTTTATGCCGTTGATTTCAACCACAAGAGGGAGATGTAAGTTCAACatagcaaaatacttttttttttaggtgtgcATCATATAGTGTGTGATAAGCAGGTATGGAAGTAGCAATGCCTTTCCAGCTCTAAGACTTCTAATTTCACTTGCATTCAGATTAATTAATTTGAAACAAGCATTAGCTCTGGGTATCTTCTCTCCCCTCGGTTTTATTTGTAAGTTTGAAGCAGAAAATATTCAGCTGCTAAGGGGTTTGATTTCTGTACATGCAAACATTTGGAAACttgctgttacatttttttcttataaaatagAAATGCGAAAAGtgagatttttgccttttttccgcAGCCATCTGAATGGATGTTCCTTGGAAATGTTGAGCAGGCCTTCATTGCTTATTACAGATTCATTTAATGCTACTTATGTACAACCCAGGAGGAAGCAAAGGGATGAACAGCTACTGAGTATGTATTCTGTTTGGGCTTGAAAGTAGCAGTAATGTATTGTATTAGCCACAGTAAattgtttttctatgagaaattGATCAGCATCCAAACTAAGAACCTTTACTAAAAtttaacaaattttaaattactctttTCTGATGGTACTGATCCTATggattaaatattttcctgtaaaCAATGAACCATATTTGAAAGCAGTGTATTTTACCCCGTATCAGTTAATCTCTTAAGGGATTTTTAAATTACCTTCCTCAGCACATGCGTTTTTAAATGCCATTTCACTGtttgggagggggggtgtgtgatttttgtttcttttttaaataaagagaaagaaagaaaaagtcgtATCAGGGCAGTGAGATCTTCAGAGCTACCAAGAAAACTAATTTTGGTGGAAATGTGGTTTGGGATcttttttgaagtttaaaaaaaaaacaagacatgAACATTCTCTTTTTAGTTCAAAGTGTAAgttgattttttggtttgtttttaattcttagCTAATGTTTTGGAGACGTTACGAGGTGATGGAAATGTACTGATAGCCGTGGATACAGCAGGCAGAGTTCTGGAACTTGCTCAACTTCTTGATCAGATCTGGAGAACAAAAGATGCAGGATTAGGAGTCTACTCTCTAGCGCTTCTGAATAACGTCAGCTACAATGTAGTGGAGTTCTCTAAATCACAGGTTGGTTtggattttaaaatgcaattatgaAGAGGGTGATGGAACATGTATGCAAAAggatcttgtttttctttttaacagtaaAAAATGGCTAAATACTGGGTATTGTCCTTACCGTATGGTGCATGTTTGTGTCTCAGATCTTTCAATCAAGTAACACACAGTCCAGTCATGGCTATGGGCATGTTTTTTGATAGtaatttctgtttttatcacCTGTTAGTGTGGCAACTGAGGCATGGACTCTTCATTGAAGtacagaaggaaagaccctttattattacaatagtacatacttaggctctcaccaaagctcttcataattagcaaatcagcaattagatagctatcaaccttttctcctatcagcataagaccactctaacacgcacTGTGCAGACCAGTCACTTTCTTGTTCACGCggtggtaacttctcacagtttagtacttttccacagttcagtgttgcagctgtctgttgtttttccctgccgccttggcacaactcagcagctTCTTATCTATCTTTCAAGGCCTGTTTTTCTTCAAAGCCTAcctgtttctcagaggctgtgtaaggctgaca
Above is a genomic segment from Athene noctua chromosome 6, bAthNoc1.hap1.1, whole genome shotgun sequence containing:
- the NDUFB1 gene encoding NADH dehydrogenase [ubiquinone] 1 beta subcomplex subunit 1, producing MVNFAQAVRDHWVHILVPLGFVIGCYLDRKNDEKLSAFRNKSLLYRRELKPGEETTWK